In Deltaproteobacteria bacterium, the following proteins share a genomic window:
- a CDS encoding DNA-binding protein — protein sequence MSNLIPIEVIKERIFFIRGERVMIDRDLAELYGVETKQLKRQVRRNIDRFPEDFMFELTKEEYDVLRRQFGTLKRGQHAKYPPLAFTEQGVAMLSSVLNSNRAIQVNIAIMRTFTRLRKMLATHAELKKKIEEMEKKYDEQFRVVFKALGQLLEADEKPKRKIGF from the coding sequence ATGAGCAATCTTATTCCCATTGAGGTCATAAAAGAGCGGATTTTTTTCATCCGTGGTGAAAGGGTGATGATTGATCGCGACCTGGCCGAACTCTATGGCGTTGAGACAAAGCAACTCAAGAGGCAGGTCCGGAGAAACATCGACCGGTTCCCGGAAGATTTCATGTTCGAGCTGACCAAGGAGGAATACGATGTTTTAAGGCGCCAATTTGGCACCTTAAAAAGAGGTCAGCATGCAAAATATCCACCCCTCGCATTTACCGAGCAGGGCGTCGCCATGCTTTCCAGCGTCCTTAACAGCAATCGGGCCATCCAGGTGAACATTGCCATCATGCGGACCTTTACCAGGTTGCGGAAGATGCTCGCCACCCATGCGGAGCTGAAGAAAAAGATCGAGGAGATGGAAAAAAAGTACGACGAACAGTTCCGGGTGGTGTTCAAGGCCCTCGGGCAGTTGCTGGAGGCGGATGAGAAGCCCAAGAGGAAGATCGGATTTTGA